In one window of Leptospira sp. GIMC2001 DNA:
- the csrA gene encoding carbon storage regulator CsrA, with the protein MLVLARRINQSIMIGDEVEIFVVDIKGDQVKIGIKAPKNVSVHRTEVYQEIQDENRKAATTTILPQQLKELGNKFKKKNDSNP; encoded by the coding sequence ATGTTAGTCTTAGCCAGACGAATCAATCAATCCATAATGATTGGCGATGAAGTAGAAATATTCGTCGTCGATATAAAGGGTGACCAAGTTAAGATTGGAATCAAAGCTCCTAAAAATGTTAGTGTTCATCGCACGGAAGTCTATCAAGAAATCCAAGATGAGAATCGTAAGGCAGCAACAACTACAATTTTGCCACAACAACTGAAAGAATTAGGGAATAAATTTAAGAAAAAAAATGACTCCAATCCTTAG
- the fliW gene encoding flagellar assembly protein FliW — MLLDLLSKPFGKIQIYPEQILEFPDGLLGFENYNEFALIEENEESPFKWLQSVREQSLAFIVIQPELFIDDYKPLIPEDELLSMDLKSVDEGLKFVIVTIPVENPQAMTANLQGPIIINKKTSKAKQFISRDDRHPVRYKMLEGKD; from the coding sequence ATTTTGTTGGATCTACTTTCTAAGCCATTTGGTAAAATACAAATCTATCCGGAACAAATATTAGAATTTCCTGATGGATTGCTAGGATTTGAAAATTACAATGAATTTGCTTTAATTGAAGAGAATGAAGAGTCTCCTTTTAAATGGTTACAGTCTGTCCGTGAACAAAGCCTAGCTTTTATTGTGATTCAACCAGAACTTTTCATTGATGATTATAAACCATTGATACCTGAAGACGAATTATTGAGCATGGATTTAAAATCTGTTGATGAAGGATTGAAATTCGTAATTGTCACGATTCCTGTAGAAAATCCTCAAGCGATGACAGCCAATCTCCAAGGACCAATCATAATCAATAAGAAAACATCAAAAGCTAAACAATTTATTTCTAGAGATGATAGGCATCCCGTTCGTTACAAAATGCTAGAAGGAAAGGATTGA
- the flgK gene encoding flagellar hook-associated protein FlgK, producing MGSTFSGIELGKRGLSTHQQALQTTGHNISNADNKHYARQRVNITSSEPIYEPSMNRAHVAGQIGQGSDVRSIERVRDNFIDDRIIETSSQKEYWAKKSSYLGQMETVFNEPTGNTLRTMMDSFWSSWEDLANYPEDNAHRSVVLEKATGLGSRMEDVHRKLSQLQNQSNREVEAQANKLNGIAESIRNLNERIGKAEALGDMPNDLYDRRDELLQELSGMVDINIGRGDKDELMVFIGQQILVQGQKRENIEIVGSPAKDGMFDLRWEKSGNGVLLKTGSLQALMEIRDKVIVEKIAQVDALAINTMDVVNQIHRDGFGLNGSTNLDFFETRSLSNNSFGEVDTDGDGQLDKTAIFRVSGRTSLDPDRPIGISGSIKFIKPGNKEEEVLVPYSVDDTMNDVIKRINRSETGVVAYMNQDNQLTLKATTVESNPKQSFQIRHLEDSGELLVGMSGILFGSGAAGAFDSNRLSEINKFQSLPEDIALTPHYHPSSFFKMSAAVLNNPANLAAARGKDVGGTGDYNSPNGHKDGSNALLIAASLREKPVMFDYSKTTDDFYNSLISKLGTEASEANQEVATQSDLMVELENMRQSVMGVNLDEEMANMVQFQHSYNAAAKMLQTMNEMLETIINRLGA from the coding sequence ATGGGATCAACATTTTCAGGAATTGAATTAGGTAAAAGAGGCTTAAGCACTCATCAACAAGCTCTCCAGACAACTGGTCATAATATATCTAATGCGGATAATAAGCATTATGCGAGACAGCGAGTAAATATTACATCTTCAGAGCCTATATATGAGCCATCAATGAATCGAGCTCATGTCGCGGGACAGATTGGACAGGGCTCAGATGTAAGAAGCATTGAACGCGTTCGAGATAATTTTATTGATGATAGAATTATAGAAACTTCATCTCAGAAAGAATATTGGGCCAAAAAAAGTAGCTATCTCGGTCAGATGGAAACTGTTTTTAACGAACCAACAGGCAATACTTTACGCACTATGATGGATTCGTTCTGGTCCTCTTGGGAAGATCTTGCAAACTATCCCGAAGACAATGCACATCGTTCCGTAGTCTTGGAGAAGGCTACAGGTCTAGGTTCTAGAATGGAAGATGTTCATCGAAAACTCAGCCAATTGCAAAATCAGTCCAACCGAGAAGTGGAAGCACAAGCGAACAAATTGAACGGTATTGCTGAAAGTATTCGAAATCTTAACGAAAGAATTGGCAAAGCGGAAGCTCTCGGTGATATGCCAAATGATTTGTATGATAGACGCGATGAACTACTTCAAGAGTTATCTGGAATGGTAGATATAAACATCGGTCGTGGTGACAAAGATGAGTTAATGGTTTTTATCGGTCAACAGATTCTTGTTCAAGGTCAGAAGCGTGAGAATATTGAAATAGTGGGAAGCCCAGCAAAGGACGGAATGTTCGATCTAAGATGGGAGAAGTCTGGAAATGGAGTTCTTTTGAAAACTGGAAGTCTCCAAGCTCTTATGGAAATTCGTGACAAGGTCATCGTTGAGAAAATTGCTCAAGTAGATGCACTTGCAATCAATACAATGGATGTAGTGAACCAGATTCATAGAGATGGATTTGGACTCAATGGATCAACTAACCTTGATTTTTTTGAGACAAGATCTTTGAGTAATAATAGCTTTGGGGAAGTTGATACTGATGGTGATGGACAACTTGACAAGACGGCTATATTCCGAGTTTCAGGTAGAACATCGTTGGATCCTGATAGACCGATTGGAATCAGTGGATCTATCAAGTTTATAAAACCTGGTAATAAAGAAGAAGAAGTTCTAGTTCCGTATAGCGTAGATGATACGATGAATGATGTAATCAAGAGAATCAATCGTTCTGAAACAGGCGTTGTTGCATATATGAATCAGGACAATCAGCTTACTTTAAAAGCAACCACCGTTGAATCGAATCCCAAGCAAAGTTTTCAAATTCGACATTTAGAAGATTCCGGTGAGTTATTGGTTGGGATGAGCGGAATCCTATTTGGTTCTGGAGCAGCCGGTGCATTTGATTCTAATCGTCTGAGTGAAATAAATAAATTCCAATCTTTGCCAGAAGATATTGCTCTTACTCCTCACTATCATCCATCATCATTTTTCAAAATGAGTGCGGCAGTATTGAACAACCCAGCGAATCTTGCCGCAGCTCGTGGTAAAGATGTAGGTGGAACAGGTGATTACAATTCGCCGAATGGCCACAAAGATGGAAGCAATGCCTTACTAATTGCAGCGTCACTAAGAGAGAAGCCAGTGATGTTTGATTATTCGAAGACGACGGATGATTTTTACAATTCACTTATATCTAAGCTAGGAACAGAAGCAAGTGAAGCCAATCAAGAAGTTGCAACTCAATCGGATCTTATGGTTGAGTTGGAAAATATGCGTCAATCTGTAATGGGTGTTAACCTAGATGAGGAAATGGCGAATATGGTTCAATTTCAACATTCATACAATGCAGCAGCCAAAATGCTTCAGACTATGAATGAGATGTTAGAAACGATAATAAATAGATTGGGAGCGTAA
- a CDS encoding flagellar hook-associated protein 3 produces the protein MRITNMMQNNSLIRNLNRHQVNFDSTQNQLATGLKIQRPSDDPSVATNQMFFRSRLNELNQFEENITDGYQRLKHIDGVLDRMGEIFQRARVLAVQAANGIYQGDKGFELEVAIGKEIDQHLRAMVDLANSRDATGQPVFGGHVIERPPFEPIESKIKGLEGLELKNQYIGVQYRGDIGEQLREIEKGEYIPVTVPGNKVFWGTNMSVTSKVDNSGYVATSDQKFKIDGVEIHVSVGDTIDDVIDKINNSPLEVKANKLAQDNISLTSTSPHQIWVEDMGDGTVLKDIGLIDATDSEPPNNYSKSATVTGLSTFDVLIQFRNDLLQKDQERIGGRDLGDLDLALENILRYRSEVGARMNRLEQHEQRVAGDKSYMTELLAKNEGIDFPETIMNLKWLETIHQYALNVGSKVIKPTLMDFLR, from the coding sequence ATTCGTATCACAAATATGATGCAAAATAATAGCTTGATACGGAACTTAAACCGTCATCAGGTGAATTTTGATTCAACACAGAATCAATTAGCAACAGGATTAAAAATTCAGAGACCTTCTGATGATCCAAGTGTTGCAACCAATCAGATGTTCTTTCGTTCAAGGTTGAATGAGCTGAATCAATTTGAAGAAAATATTACGGACGGATACCAAAGATTAAAACATATCGATGGTGTTCTGGATCGAATGGGTGAAATTTTTCAAAGAGCTAGAGTACTTGCCGTTCAAGCAGCTAACGGTATCTATCAAGGTGATAAAGGTTTTGAACTCGAAGTAGCGATTGGTAAAGAAATTGATCAACATCTTCGAGCTATGGTTGATCTTGCGAACTCAAGAGATGCGACCGGACAACCAGTGTTTGGTGGACATGTAATCGAGAGACCACCATTTGAGCCAATAGAATCCAAAATCAAAGGTCTTGAAGGTCTAGAACTTAAGAATCAATACATTGGGGTTCAGTATCGAGGTGATATTGGCGAACAATTGAGAGAGATCGAAAAAGGTGAATACATTCCCGTGACGGTTCCTGGAAACAAAGTGTTCTGGGGAACCAATATGAGTGTTACTTCTAAAGTCGATAACTCTGGTTATGTGGCAACATCAGATCAGAAATTTAAAATTGATGGAGTCGAGATTCATGTATCGGTCGGCGATACAATCGATGATGTGATCGATAAAATTAACAATTCTCCTTTGGAAGTAAAAGCCAATAAACTTGCCCAAGATAATATTTCTTTAACGAGTACAAGTCCGCATCAGATCTGGGTAGAAGATATGGGTGACGGAACCGTACTAAAAGATATCGGATTGATTGACGCAACTGATTCCGAGCCACCGAATAATTATTCGAAATCTGCTACTGTTACTGGACTATCAACTTTTGATGTTTTAATTCAGTTTAGAAATGATTTATTGCAAAAAGACCAAGAAAGAATTGGCGGTCGAGATTTAGGTGACTTAGATCTTGCTCTTGAAAACATTCTTCGTTATAGATCTGAGGTTGGTGCTCGGATGAACCGACTGGAACAACATGAACAGAGAGTAGCAGGTGACAAATCTTATATGACTGAACTACTTGCTAAGAATGAAGGAATCGATTTTCCAGAGACCATAATGAATTTGAAATGGCTTGAGACGATTCATCAATACGCACTCAATGTTGGATCTAAAGTAATTAAACCTACTCTAATGGATTTTTTAAGGTAA
- a CDS encoding ATP-binding cassette domain-containing protein: protein MLSIQLEQLYFPDTSDVLLHGIECNFIPGWTGIIGPNGSGKTLLAKTIAGLYSNYRGYIRGISSNYYLQQIDSIDTDEFYEFLCDSSSPSGIIKSKLDINWSHFEKIDCLSFGEKRRIQIGIALFLNPPLLILDEPTNHLDEYSRIIIQKALIDYTGVGILISHDRELLNFLVYQIYILKEGTGKVYSGNYSNYLILSQNERIRSNKEWEIAKYNHDRLSKEYSRRKIIASQAIQKRSGSKLDKNDNDGRAKLGLAIVSGKDGKAGKIKSQMDKKLEDSLLTLKKARGNLSKPELFYQPEQDDHQKNQSILNLAKQNLNLEYMNINIPPIHLTSSSRLGIRGRNGSGKSTLLNFIYDQCKNKFNQKPGNREEMFDEKEIYYMRQVMNAKEKQELIEKITNLPNFIKSEFNSIVHFFQMDAVNRKILSELSPGQWKKLEISWGILTKPKIWILDEPTNYLDIFTLESIERMFSNWDKSLIVVSHDLTFLEKVCTEVIEIK from the coding sequence ATGCTCTCGATTCAACTCGAACAACTCTATTTTCCTGATACAAGCGATGTTCTACTACATGGTATTGAATGTAATTTTATTCCAGGATGGACTGGAATTATCGGTCCGAATGGTTCTGGCAAAACTTTACTTGCGAAAACAATAGCTGGACTTTATAGCAACTATCGAGGTTACATTCGCGGAATTTCTAGTAACTATTACCTCCAACAAATAGACTCAATCGATACTGATGAATTCTATGAATTTCTTTGCGATAGTTCAAGCCCGTCCGGTATCATAAAATCAAAGTTAGATATAAACTGGAGCCATTTCGAAAAAATAGATTGTTTGTCATTTGGAGAAAAGCGCAGAATCCAAATTGGAATTGCTCTTTTTCTAAATCCTCCTTTATTAATCCTAGATGAACCTACAAATCATCTAGATGAGTATTCAAGAATTATAATACAAAAAGCTCTAATTGATTATACTGGCGTTGGAATTCTCATATCCCACGATAGGGAACTATTAAATTTTTTAGTTTATCAGATATATATTTTGAAAGAAGGCACGGGAAAGGTATATTCTGGGAACTATTCCAATTACTTAATATTAAGTCAAAATGAAAGAATAAGATCAAATAAAGAATGGGAAATAGCTAAGTACAATCACGATAGACTCTCAAAAGAATATTCACGCAGAAAAATAATTGCCAGTCAGGCAATCCAAAAAAGATCAGGCTCTAAGTTAGATAAAAATGACAATGATGGTCGAGCAAAATTAGGGCTGGCAATTGTATCAGGTAAAGATGGTAAAGCTGGAAAAATTAAGTCACAGATGGATAAAAAATTAGAAGACTCATTATTGACGTTGAAAAAGGCTCGAGGAAATTTATCTAAACCCGAATTATTTTATCAACCAGAACAGGATGACCATCAAAAAAATCAAAGCATCTTGAATTTAGCTAAACAAAATCTAAATCTAGAATATATGAATATCAATATTCCACCTATCCACTTAACATCTAGCAGTAGGTTGGGAATTCGAGGAAGGAATGGTTCGGGAAAATCGACATTGTTAAACTTCATATATGATCAATGTAAAAATAAATTTAATCAAAAACCTGGTAATAGAGAAGAAATGTTTGATGAGAAAGAAATTTACTATATGCGTCAAGTAATGAATGCTAAAGAAAAGCAAGAACTCATAGAAAAGATAACAAATCTCCCGAATTTTATTAAGAGTGAATTCAACTCAATAGTCCATTTTTTTCAAATGGACGCCGTGAATCGTAAAATACTTTCCGAATTAAGTCCTGGGCAATGGAAAAAGTTGGAAATTTCTTGGGGAATTTTGACTAAGCCTAAAATTTGGATACTGGATGAACCCACGAACTATTTAGATATATTTACATTGGAAAGCATTGAGAGAATGTTTTCTAATTGGGATAAGTCCCTAATAGTTGTAAGTCATGACTTAACTTTTCTAGAGAAAGTATGTACTGAAGTAATCGAGATTAAATAG